In Raphanus sativus cultivar WK10039 unplaced genomic scaffold, ASM80110v3 Scaffold3841, whole genome shotgun sequence, the following are encoded in one genomic region:
- the LOC108835723 gene encoding uncharacterized protein LOC108835723 has translation MVGIVRIAVALMVMAAEIDVSMSVRIFEELTQPQPKPHGFLSMQMRTGVNVLTGHPGTKSWQRSYFYVRANGAAFEVPPTESSRVLWNPKIVAHPNIASPQDDFWNDLLKVMVLEEQEWASFDRQRVDRQRERIARADWSMDVPCLVGPGKRLKLPLMGKAPKACPSYGEILRAQLRGKSFGSTSVPEKKEAELQGSLVGVTTTVSTDPLVEGANDGQSTPSSSSAQCPFLRSRRFLIPAMIVLLVASAWPLLCGFLGVDVFKRIPHRSKKPRKSPEMN, from the exons ATGGTTGGGATCGTGAGGATCGCTGTCGCACTGATGGTAATGGCTGCAGAGATCGATGTGTCGATGTCTGTCCGTATTTTCGAAGAGTTGACGCAGCCACAACCGAAACCGCACGGTTTTCTATCGATGCAGATGCGCACCGGGGTTAACGTCTTGACTGGTCATCCTGGGACGAAGTCTTGGCAACGCTCGTATTTTTATGTCAGAGCTAACGGTGCTGCCTTTGAAGTTCCTCCAACCGAAAGCTCTCGTGTTTTGTGGAATCCCAAAATTG TTGCTCACCCGAACATCGCCAGTCCTCAGGATGATTTCTGGAACGATCTTCTAAAGGTCATGGTGCTTGAGGAGCAAGAATGGGCGAGCTTCGATCGTCAAAGGGTCGATCGCCAGCGCGAACGTATCGCAAGAG ctgATTGGTCGATGGACGTTCCGTGCTTGGTAGGACCCGGAAAAAGGCTAAAGCTTCCACTTATGGGGAAGGCTCCGAAAGCGTGCCCAAGTTACGGTGAGATTCTTCGCGCCCAATTGAGGGGGAAGAGCTTTGGTTCTACGTCTGTGCCCGAGAAGAAGGAAGCTGAGCTTCAGGGGTCGCTGGTAGGAGTGACGACGACTGTTTCTACCGATCCGCTGGTCGAGGGTGCAAACGACGGGCAGAGTACTCCATCGAGCTCGTCCGCCCAGTGTCCCTTCTTGAGATCGAGGCGTTTCTTAATTCCCGCGATGATCGTCTTGTTGGTGGCTTCTGCTTGGCCGTTGCTTTGTGGATTTCTGGGCGTTGATGTGTTCAAGCGAATCCCCCATCGTTCCAAAAAGCCACGAAAGTCTCCTGAGATGAACTGA